A single genomic interval of Anopheles marshallii chromosome 2, idAnoMarsDA_429_01, whole genome shotgun sequence harbors:
- the LOC128708950 gene encoding EF-hand domain-containing protein 1-like yields MEGLPKLPGNDFANRLRQKHHVPQSFKYVNGYPIPARPECGLGGERLNEDSIQFCPESNGGGNNSVLYDPILTYGRVRHLPVKPYRPHFVLYDQKTLKFNAFFRQAVPESATETFRIRYVHILYFLEDDTMTVLEPTIENCGYPQGRLVRRGRKLKDADREEFYNWKDLNIGIDVEMHGYVFHITDCDAFTKEFLLSNGIELNEIELLPPDPTMNERSISQRQTFRHHKMYPVPDDKLRKYLEYQGKVLHFDCVLDERDRDGGELMTYKLFYYLEDDTVSIKELKENQEGRDYFPMLLRKQKLPKDWKENPVSHPSIFLEKTDAEVSEYYSPKDLIVGTTIFVYGRKFLLLDCDGFTRCYYEKALKLIQPDRVRLDSSPKRIPRLDVPSYLGLGTPEDSLASYHSLVPKSPKKDVITYLVNVNKFLRYGCVLDTAHPEDKIRKFVLSLSLADGTITIMESSIDNSGIRGGRFLSPRKVWLPGCNPDEPEYYTAKDLYIGATMVVFAHRFKIVSADLYVYRYMQAHPEIFSPMAIDSVRNYLLGEGHLKDDLRQATEEEYQKLEQTTTEESNDQDEVQKRLTGFEIGDSKASSPMPSARGSPVPLTDGMQRSAEPAEHPCPHPIIPDEELRKAYHTNEPDELAIQAYRIPEDQPYSPQSSPTHGSKKASKTVRFQDDC; encoded by the exons ATGGAGGGATTGCCGAAGTTGCCTGGGAACGATTTTGCCAACCGTCTGCGCCAGAAGCATCATGTACCGCAGAGCTTCAAGTACGTCAACGGCTACCCGATTCCGGCCCGACCCGAGTGTGGTCTCGGCGGAGAACGGCTGAATGAAGATTCCATCCAATTCTGTCCCGAATCGAACGGTGGTGGGAATAATTCGGTGCTGTACGATCCGATCCTCACGTACGGTCGGGTGCGCCATCTACCGGTCAAACCGTACCGGCCACATTTCGTGCTGTACGATCAGAAGACGCTCAAGTTCAATGCGTTCTTCCGGCAGGCGGTACCGGAGTCGGCCACCGAAACGTTCCGCATACGGTATGTGCACATTCTCTACTTCCTCGAGGACGACACGATGACTGTGCTGGAACCGACGATCGAAAACTGTGGTTATCCGCAGGGTCGGCTGGTGCGTCGTGGCAGGAAGCTTAAAGATGCGGACCGGGAAGAGTTTTACAACTGGAAGGATCTGAACATCGGTATCGATGTGGAGATGCATGGGTACGTTTTCCACATTACCGATTGCGATGCGTTCACGAAGGAATTTTTGCTAAGCAATGGAATTGAGCTGAACGAAATCGAACTGCTTCCACCGGATCCGACCATGAACGAGCGTTCGATCAGCCAGCGACAGACGTTCCGTCATCACAAAATGTACCCAGTACCGGACGATAAGCTGCGAAAGTATCTCGAGTATCAAGGGAAGGTTCTACA CTTCGATTGTGTACTGGATGAGCGAGACCGCGACGGTGGCGAATTGATGACGTACAAGCTGTTCTATTATCTCGAAGATGATACCGTATCCATAAAAGAGCTAAAGGAGAACCAAGAGGGACGGGACTATTTCCCGATGCTGCTCCGTAAGCAGAAACTGCCAAAGGACTGGAAAGAAAATCCTG TTTCTCACCCTTCAATATTTCTCGAGAAAACTGATGCCGAAGTGTCAGAATATTATTCTCCCAAGGATTTGATTGTCGGCACGACCATCTTCGTCTACGGACGCAAGTTTCTGCTGCTCGACTGTGATGGGTTCACGCGGTGCTACTACGAGAAAGCGCTCAAACTCATCCAACCGGACCGGGTCCGATTAGACAGTTCGCCCAAGCGAATACCTCGACTAGACGTACCGAGCTACCTCGGTCTCGGGACACCGGAAGATTCGCTTGCCTCGTACCACAGCCTTGTTCCCAAAAGCCCGAAAAAGGACGTCATCACGTACCTggtgaatgtaaacaaattccTACGGTACGGATGCGTGCTGGACACGGCACACCCGGAGGATAAAATACGCAAGTTCGTACTGAGTCTTTCACTTGCGGACGGTACGATTACCATCATGGAATCGTCCATCGACAACTCTGGCATTCGGGGAGGACGGTTCTTATCGCCGCGTAAAGTTTGGCTTCCCGGCTGCAATCCGGACGAGCCGGAGTATTACACGGCAAAGGATCTCTACATTGGAGCTACGATGGTGGTGTTTGCACATCGATTTAAAATTGTCAGTGCCGATCTTTACGTGTACCGGTACATGCAAGCGCATCCGGAAATATTTTCCCCAATGGCAATCGACAGTGTGCGCAATTATCTGCTGGGCGAAGGACATTTGAAAGATGATCTCCGGCAAGCCACTGAAGAGGAGTATCAGAAACTTGAGCAAACAACTACTGAAGAATCAAACGACCAAGATGAAGTGCAGAAGCGACTGACCGGCTTTGAAATTGGTGACTCTAAAGCTTCCTCGCCTATGCCGTCAGCACGTGGGTCGCCCGTTCCCCTTACAGATGGAATGCAACGATCTGCCGAACCAGCGGAACATCCCTGTCCACATCCAATTATACCCGACGAAGAGCTACGAAAGGCGTATCACACAAACGAGCCAGATGAACTTGCCATCCAAGCATACCGCATTCCGGAGGACCAACCATATTCTCCACAAAGTTCTCCCACACACGGATCCAAAAAGGCCTCGAAAACAGTTCGATTCCAGGACGATTGCTAG
- the LOC128709884 gene encoding pseudouridine-5'-phosphate glycosidase-like translates to MLRIPATMLCRSSRGYCVSKHGTTASSKRRISSSSLIDIAPEVRETLRHTPQLVVALESTIITHGMPYPHNLDTALEVEQIVRQQGAVPATIAIVGGRIKVGLGADQLRLLARNDSGAQTVKTSRRDMAYVMATSGNGGTTVAGTLLVADAVGIRIFATGGIGGVHREGERTMDVSADLIELGRCPVAVVSSGVKSILDIPRTLEYLETQGVCVTTYGSEDCEFPAFYTRSSGSKAAYNLTSAAVAAKMLHMNRALGLGSGILIGVPIPERYAMDATEMNAVIAEALRDAERKRIHGKEVTPFILSAVSALTRGKSLDANMALIKNNAQVAADIAVELARIENWSSPECKDVGSLAADGAGAPLVIGGSVIDICINVLEDDLKLPSREEK, encoded by the exons ATGTTACGCATACCAGCCACGATGCTCTGTCGTTCCTCCCGAGGGTATTGTGTAAGCAAGCACGGTACTACAGCATCATCAAAACGTCGTATCag TAGCTCGTCCCTGATCGACATTGCACCGGAAGTGCGGGAAACCCTCCGGCACACGCCACAGTTGGTAGTGGCATTAGAATCAACCATCATTACCCACGGAATGCCGTATCCGCACAATCTCGACACGGCACTAGAGGTGGAGCAGATCGTACGACAGCAG GGTGCAGTTCCCGCCACGATAGCAATTGTTGGAGGTCGTATAAAGGTGGGCCTAGGGGCGGATCAGTTGCGGTTGCTGGCCCGTAACGATAGTGGCGCTCAAACGGTGAAAACGTCCCGCCGGGATATGGCGTACGTAATGGCGACGAGTGGAAACGGTGGCACCACGGTGGCGGGTACACTGCTCGTCGCTGATGCGGTTGGTATACGTATCTTTGCGACTGGTGGCATCGGTGGAGTGCATCGCGAAGGCGAACGGACGATGGACGTTTCGGCCGACCTGATCGAACTGGGCCGCTGCCCGGTAGCGGTCGTTTCGAGCGGCGTTAAGTCAATCCTGGACATACCGCGGACGCTGGAATACCTG GAAACTCAAGGCGTATGCGTTACCACCTACGGCAGCGAGGACTGTGAATTTCCTGCCTTCTACACACGCTCGAGCGGGTCAAAGGCGGCCTACAACCTTACCAGTGCAGCCGTAGCTGCCAAGATGCTTCACATGAACCGGGCGCTTGGGCTCGGGTCAGGAATTCTAATTGGCGTGCCGATACCGGAACGCTACGCAATGGATGCCACCGAGATGAATGCGGTGATTGCAGAAGCGCTTCGGGACGCAGAGCGTAAACGAATTCACGGCAAAGAAGTAACACCATTCATACTTTCTGCTGTCTCGGCATTGACGCGTGGGAAAAGTCTCGATGCAA ATATGgctttgataaaaaataacgCACAAGTTGCCGCAGACATTGCGGTGGAACTTGCGCGCATCGAGAATTGGTCTTCGCCAGAGTGTAAAGACGTTGGCTCGTTGGCTGCTGATGGCGCTGGTGCTCCG CTCGTCATCGGCGGTTCGGTAATTGACATTTGCATCAACGTCTTGGAGGATGACCTGAAG TTACCGTCAAGAGAAGAGAAATAG
- the LOC128708315 gene encoding uncharacterized protein LOC128708315 codes for MDNADHAKFTLQSNTPIGFESTRYETAPQDRLQKDVGVDPCPIPTRTDVATEPKERKETATQTVTAPRTKKFATYDDSKLVSFIRKVQPIVEEELSYGMTPIFDCNDNLYETSERYRVSRHQELTLRGLIPDPTTEKHDANAFHVGAAAWLSILTRDAPLLVVACSPNHEAWCDHFSSIVTVFCPKRDRYGGSVQWVELSSNPVKACIESLETNPFNRDMFAGGTVSGDVYIWHYEMNLSNERNSFAELHSETTDCGKVVDMAWTRYNVMSKSDYALLTAHSEGTVIQWRVGKTIVKDKIFKLNVPSATGKALILTQILATSNTEFVAGCDDGSLLLCSTTQLIPLGVASTSERSMTSVLNSVNSSTTIAAGKVNHFSPGTIELKSHAFSVTSLQKIENRRQELLISCDLTGEVLFHDITDSIHSTPTLIIKMPLPFKTRIVCTSDTEYIFSPTENGLLELYRIGSGKVDTVEASVPLKGSPNLIKMSANGKWLITGTYNGTFILYSVSMEF; via the exons ATGGACAATGCGGATCACGCTAAATTTACTCTTCAATCCAACACACCGATTGGATTTGAATCTACACGGTATGAAACGGCACCACAAGACCGTCTCCAGAAGGATGTCGGTGTAGATCCTTGTCCAATTCCAACGCGCACCGATGTTGCAACGGAACCGAAGGAACGGAAAGAAACCGCT ACTCAGACGGTCACCGCACCGAGAACCAAGAAATTTGCAACCTACGATGACTCCAAACTGGTCTCATTTATACGCAAAGTGCAACCCATTGTGGAGGAAGAACTTTCCTACGGAATGACACCAATTTTTGATTGTAACGATAATTTGTACGAAACTTCCGAACGATATCGAGTGAGTCGTCACCAAGAATTAACCCTTCGCGGGTTGATTCCTGACCCCACTACCGAAAAACATGACGCAAATGCGTTCCACGTTGGTGCTGCAGCTTGGCTTTCCATACTAACACGTGACGCTCCACTGTTGGTAGTAGCCTGCAGCCCTAACCACGAAGCATGGTGTGATCATTTCAGCTCGATCGTTACGGTGTTCTGTCCCAAGCGAGATCGTTACGGTGGTTCCGTACAGTGGGTAGAGTTGAGCAGCAATCCGGTTAAAGCTTGCATAGAATCACTCGAAACGAACCCGTTCAATCGGGACATGTTCGCTGGTGGTACTGTCTCCGGGGACGTGTACATCTGGCACTACGAGATGAATCTCAGCAATGAGCGGAACTCCTTCGCCGAACTACATTCGGAAACGACCGATTGCGGGAAGGTGGTCGATATGGCATGGACACGCTATAACGTAATGTCCAAATCGGATTACGCCCTGCTCACAGCACACAGCGAAGGTACCGTCATACAATGGCGTGTTGGTAAGACGATCGTAAAggataaaattttcaaactcaACGTACCATCAGCCACCGGTAAGGCACTCATTCTGACGCAAATATTGGCCACCTCGAATACGGAGTTTGTAGCAGGTTGCGACGATGGATCGTTACTACTCTGCTCCACCACGCAATTAATTCCACTCGGGGTAGCGTCCACATCGGAACGATCAATGACATCAGTACTCAACTCCGTCAACTCTTCTACAACCATCGCTGCCGGTAAGGTTAATCATTTCTCTCCGGGTACGATTGAGTTGAAGAGCCACGCGTTTAGTGTAACTAGTCTGCAGAAGATTGAGAATCGCCGCCAAGAGCTACTCATTAGTTGTGATCTTACGGGGGAAGTGTTGTTCCATGACATCACGGATAGTATC CATTCTACACCAACACTAATCATCAAAATGCCTCTTCCCTTCAAAACACGCATTGTTTGCACGAGCGATACGGAATACATCTTTTCACCGACGGAAAATGGTCTGCTGGAACTATATCGCATCGGAAGCGGAAAGGTGGACACCGTAGAAGCGTCCGTACCTTTGAAAGGTTCTCCAAATCTTATTAAAATGTCTGCCAATGG AAAATGGCTTATCACTGGTACATACAATGGAACATTCATCCTGTACTCCGTATCGATGGAATTCTAA
- the LOC128709887 gene encoding uncharacterized protein LOC128709887, giving the protein MSVSVTVHDVDLPMVSNPLADLESVRKIANEKLRIRRLVQVRQQSKQLAAKVRQNYQQAKEKELAKIEQTKREEVKAWKRQHVRNLQEEYARNVCEVGEAHRAAEAAEGCAVWFEEKRATQQAVALQRGKTAEANAARERERKVAEKEAKLRKKQYVPSKSIAVQTVNPVVVLPAPAAVDARKEPAVIPADGDSSTEPTPSPYEHFRSSRQRKGLHPTFPETNLSESEDEHYCPGIAPVRIDKENVPMVVHEYSATAFTSPSDYRPNVVSPPAPPKPQRLQPFTQITELIQQRRRQRQHSLHDETRQPSGAYRDTYGTQKTVQFDNLSDNTLSFPTSSVLTHDDRPFPIATNDSPRKVPPRRMVENPKTLPLSQRIDQQQEEVVGKRRKKAVPPESSSSTASYGGVCSTKVQYYDCNTKYRKEYDQPVGFVQREDHRSNDPTGMEEANRYEFLQQELAKARSKPPVDRTKPALEKQQTRKDYEKLSQELDNLTRVENKLKSLAIPTKTVPSEATVKQQAATRQRKAVEAVESLLRQRALVTCPIVQKPTSSEQRPPTVRPSVVNVAQMKTGSGTIQPEGKDISTDSCASIVLDTFERPGIPLPSEATGGMDKIAKLKELLEQINEQRRLLTEELTREKAEQLAKASDRKMDDASVKLEIERLERMKRRQEELLEQQQLLQKREQEVEELGHQLAEKMAMLQRKQQKHREGDVAGKKVKKDAKKTPTIHVETKGQKGTVDVDVVQPSSAGSSISETSKTSYETVDKQTGDVPPPVKIIITVNDKGLSPSKKKHKKKSVQKKTSPVKVVMPEQVSAIPEKQVTLEPAQQPIQPIIKPLATRKDVQVRKKVMELSPGSSSTTSTVYRPLPPKIGSLKILQREVPGAANEPNKQILPDTSKASAATKYHLQKSDDRKKLGITPGANLNPNLLKYIVRLLGMSRQSIDQLGVSSTSVSTPNESIVNVSSNVAGGQPAGVVQVGSLAPNEAEIERANRLRKFIDENYNFLQEIDETLRRSDQSTLGSSDRSGISAANDGSLLNEPSDDVEVSRVEGIWMETLRRRERTMQKQQKKAAVGTDEQSSKGKSNKKQLDKNQRMEPTSSEAVHSKATEPSSRPQPTAPPAPTVKEGSLKSILKSPKRDAPSKVAKIITPQGHVEVINLSDREEQEILERYSQLTERCSQRITELSQMINQVREEKRRLIEDSLSSLEQQESTKYMDLPPTISSTAAQQPSQSLQHPCDVVLSPPGPTAPSVAPIGEDPVSEEIDNIFSSKQIGLSKDSGIAMSRPLTASDIRESPSEEGSQGKEPLPFEPFLKDIPKPALTSSIGGQVEIGGGPKLLSVGSGVLRRNTPPVAIARFSPQLPDELPMHELSTIPEVETPAPVATSKVNDLSTVSVSAGDNANTAEVLAEARNRLLLNEPSIPDIGYDRFMNYEEYVRSTATGTTTGTASFVRMELEQTVDPVERSALALDVTEEREPERLAYRKFPGPAPAFDITEEGEATVQQSVASGSTVNKSGSDASLPDVVAELKKLNIIVKPFDNSLDNSNRSTPLSEAQDTPAPAIGQQQRQEIARPGGSSRQEIPASDLQPLSESFKRDLDNFGLWWASPMLKRTQLEQHSSGSSPNSLTGGAKIVGPNDETVENDAEGMGKPPNLVEFITRELMVRTQSDLQSLSSVSSSSHGSHSALLRSLLNISRLDNSNSNSSPTRELLMHTPTDGKNIQRTSTPVASKSTASGNSLKLTGDGNTDTAVTNRTETGLFSGESRLSSVHWSSSSGNSSDRQEPPPQQRLTVPDLRLERQSSTEKSHR; this is encoded by the exons ATGTCCGTTAGTGTGACCGTACATGATGTTGATCTGCCGATGGTGTCGAACCCGTTGGCCGATCTGGAAAGTGTCCGTAAGATTGCCAACGAAAAGCTACGCATCCGACGGCTAGTACAG GTCCGTCAACAATCGAAACAGTTAGCAGCGAAAGTGCGCCAAAATTATCAGCAAGCCAAGGAGAAAGAGTTGGCCAAAATTGAGCAAACGAAACGCGAAGAAGTGAAGGCCTGGAAACGGCAACACGTCCGTAACCTGCAGGAGGAATATGCGCGTAATGTTTGTGAAGTTGGTGAAGCACACCGGGCGGCCGAAGCGGCCGAAGGATGTGCCGTTTGGTTTGAGGAAAAACGTGCCACTCAGCAGGCGGTTGCTTTACAGCGTGGGAAAACGGCGGAAGCAAACGCAGCGAGGGAACGGGAACGTAAAGTGGCAGAGAAAGAAGCAAAGCTGCGGAAGAAACAATACGTGCCATCGAAATCCATTGCCGTACAAACAGTCAATCCCGTTGTAGTACTACCAGCACCGGCGGCCGTAGATGCTCGAAAGGAACCTGCTGTCATTCCGGCTGATGGCGACAGTTCTACGGAACCTACACCAAGCCCGTACGAACACTTTCGATCTAGTAGGCAACGAAAAGGCTTACACCCGACGTTCCCCGAAACGAACCTGTCCGAGTCGGAAGACGAACATTACTGTCCAGGTATTGCCCCAGTCCGCATCGACAAAGAGAATGTTCCAATGGTGGTACATGAGTACAGTGCCACTGCATTCACGTCACCGAGCGATTATCGACCGAATGTTgtttcaccaccagcaccaccgaaACCACAACGACTGCAACCATTCACCCAAATCACGGAACTGATCCAACAAAGACGCCGTCAGCGGCAACACTCACTGCACGATGAGACTCGACAACCTTCCGGTGCATACCGTGACACTTACGGAACACAGAAAACGGTCCAGTTTGACAACTTGAGTGACAACACACTTTCTTTTCCTACAAGCTCAGTTCTCACACATGACGATCGTCCGTTTCCGATCGCCACGAATGACTCGCCCCGAAAAGTTCCACCCCGAAGGATGGTTGAAAACCCAAAAACTCTACCACTATCGCAGAGAATTGATCAGCAGCAGGAAGAGGTTGTAGGAAAGCGTCGAAAGAAGGCGGTCCCACCGGAGTCGAGTTCGTCCACTGCATCGTACGGAGGTGTTTGTAGTACGAAGGTGCAATACTACGATTGTAACACCAAGTACCGGAAGGAGTACGATCAGCCGGTTGGGTTTGTGCAGCGCGAAGATCATCGATCGAATGATCCTACCGGTATGGAGGAAGCGAATCGATACGAATTcctgcagcaagagcttgcCAAAGCACGAAG CAAACCACCGGTGGATCGCACAAAACCGGCTCTAGAAAAGCAGCAAACGAGAAAAGATTACGAAAAGCTGTCGCAAGAGTTGGACAATTTAACGCGAGTGGAAAATAAGCTGAAAAGTTTAGCAATT CCGACGAAAACAGTGCCTTCGGAAGCCACGGTTAAGCAGCAGGCAGCAACGCGTCAACGGAAGGCGGTCGAAGCGGTTGAAAGTTTACTTCGGCAGCGCGCTCTCGTGACGTGTCCGATTGTGCAAAAGCCAACCTCGTCCGAACAGCGCCCTCCGACCGTACGTCCATCCGTAGTAAATGTGGCGCAAATGAAAACTGGAAGCGGTACCATCCAGCCGGAAGGGAAAGATATTTCCACCGACAGTTGTGCCTCGATCGTGCTGGACACGTTCGAGCGCCCCGGCATTCCACTACCGTCCGAAGCAACCGGTGGGATGGATAAAATAGCGAAGTTGAAGGAACTATTGGAACAAATTAACGAACAGCGCCGTTTGCTTACGGAAGAGTTAACACGTGAGAAAGCGGAACAGTTGGCAAAAGCATCCGATCGAAAGATGGACGATGCTTCGGTGAAGCTGGAAATAGAGCGACTTGAGCGTATGAAACGACGGCAAGAGGAATTGCTCGAACAGCAGCAACTGTTGCAAAAGCGTGAACAGGAGGTAGAAGAACTAGGTCACCAGTTGGCAGAGAAGATGGCAATGTTGcagagaaaacaacaaaaacaccgaGAGGGAGATGTGGCCGGAAAGAAGGTTAAGAAGGATGCGAAGAAAACTCCCACGATACACGTAGAAACAAAAGGTCAAAAGGGAACAGTCGATGTGGACGTTGTTCAACCTTCGTCTGCAGGAAGCAGCATCAGTGAAACCAGCAAAACCTCGTACGAAACCGTTGATAAGCAAACGGGTGATGTGCCACCGCCGGTAAAGATTATCATCACCGTAAACGATAAGGGACTATCGCCATCGAAAAAGAAGCACAAGAAAAAGTCTGTTCAGAAGAAAACATCTCCTGTAAAGGTTGTAATGCCGGAACAGGTGTCCGCAATTCCAGAAAAACAAGTAACGTTGGAACCGGCTCAGCAGCCAATCCAACCGATCATAAAGCCGCTTGCAACTCGGAAAGATGTACAAGTCAGAAAGAAGGTAATGGAGCTCTCACCCGGCAGTTCTTCAACGACATCAACCGTTTATCGACCACTTCCTCCAAAGATCGGTAGTTTAAAGATCCTTCAGCGTGAAGTACCCGGAGCTGCAAAcgagccaaacaaacaaatcctcCCCGATACATCGAAGGCTTCAGCAGCTACGAAGTATCACCTTCAGAAAAGCGATGATCGCAAAAAGTTGGGCATCACACCGGGTGCGAATCTGAACCCAAATCTGCTCAAATACATTGTCCGATTGCTCGGTATGTCACGGCAATCGATTGATCAGCTTGGAGTCAGCTCGACAAGCGTTTCGACACCGAACGAATCGATCGTAAATGTGAGCAGTAATGTAGCCGGTGGTCAACCGGCGGGGGTTGTCCAAGTTGGATCGCTTGCCCCGAACGAGGCAGAAATTGAGCGCGCTAATCGGTTAAGGAAATTTATCGATGAAAATTATAACTTTCTGCAAGAGATCGACGAAACGCTACGCCGATCCGATCAGTCAACGTTGGGTAGCAGCGATCGGAGTGGTATTTCGGCTGCGAACGATGGCAGTTTGTTGAATGAACCGTCGGATGATGTTGAAGTGAGCCGTGTGGAAGGAATATGGATGGAAACGTTACGGCGCAGAGAACGAACAATGCAgaaacagcagaaaaaagcTGCCGTTGGTACCGACGAGCAATCGTCGAAGggaaaatcgaataaaaagcaacttgaTAAAAATCAACGAATGGAACCGACTTCTAGTGAGGCAGTACACAGTAAGGCAACTGAACCCAGTTCTCGACCACAGCCAAcggcaccaccagcaccgacaGTGAAGGAAGGTTCGTTAAAATctattttgaaatctccaaaaCGGGATGCGCCATCGAAGGTGGCGAAAATCATCACACCCCAAGGCCATGTGGAGGTGATCAATCTGAGCGATCGGGAAGAGCAAGAAATTCTAGAACGCTACTCCCAACTGACGGAACGATGCAGCCAACGCATTACAGAACTGTCCCAAATGATTAACCAGGTGCGTGAAGAAAAGCGGCGACTAATTGAGGACAGTCTCTCTTCCTTGGAGCAACAAGAATCGACGAAATATATGGATCTGCCACCAACGATCAGTTCTACCGCGGCACAACAACCATCACAGTCATTACAGCATCCTTGCGATGTAGTTTTGTCACCACCGGGTCCAACCGCCCCCAGTGTAGCGCCGATCGGGGAAGATCCGGTAAGCGAAGAGATTGACAACATCTTCTCCTCCAAGCAGATCGGGCTCAGCAAGGACAGTGGTATTGCAATGTCCCGTCCCCTAACCGCGTCCGATATACGGGAAAGCCCCTCCGAGGAAGGTAGCCAGGGGAAGGAACCACTGCCATTCGAACCATTCCTGAAAGATATTCCAAAACCAGCGCTAACGTCTTCTATCGGTGGACAGGTGGAGATTGGCGGAGGACCAAAACTGCTGTCCGTTGGTAGTGGTGTTTTACGCCGAAACACGCCACCAGTCGCCATTGCACGATTTAGTCCACAGCTACCGGATGAACTGCCAATGCACGAACTATCTACGATTCCGGAAGTGGAAACACCGGCACCGGTAGCTACATCGAAAGTGAACGATCTTTCGACGGTATCGGTTTCAGCCGGGGATAATGCAAACACTGCCGAGGTACTGGCAGAAGCACGCAATAGGTTGCTACTAAATGAACCTTCGATCCCAGACATTGGGTACGATCGGTTCATGAACTATGAGGAGTATGTGCGAAGTACAGCAACCGGTACAACGACGGGGACGGCATCGTTCGTGCGTATGGAGCTAGAACAAACAGTTGATCCTGTTGAAAGGTCTGCGTTGGCACTGGATGTGACGGAGGAACGTGAACCGGAGAGACTAGCGTACAGGAAATTCCCTGGACCAGCACCAGCGTTTGATATTACGGAAGAAGGCGAGGCAACAGTACAACAGTCGGTTGCATCAGGAAGCACTGTTAATAAATCTGGTTCCGACGCATCCCTCCCCGATGTTGTGGCCGAGCTGAAAAAGTTGAACATAATCGTAAAACCGTTCGACAACTCGCTGGATAACTCGAACCGTTCCACACCCCTATCAGAAGCGCAAGATACGCCAGCTCCTGCGATCGGACAGCAACAGAGGCAGGAAATAGCACGACCGGGAGGATCGTCTCGACAGGAGATTCCAGCATCGGATCTGCAACCATTGTCCGAATCGTTCAAACGTGATCTGGACAACTTTGGTCTTTGGTGGGCTTCACCTATGCTGAAGCGAACTCAACTCGAACAACACTCGAGCGGTTCGTCACCCAACTCACTAACGGGCGGAGCAAAAATTGTCGGTCCAAACGATGAAACCGTGGAAAACGATGCGGAAGGGATGGGCAAACCACCGAATCTGGTAGAGTTTATAACGCGCGAACTGATGGTACGCACCCAGTCCGATCTGCAGTCGCTTTCATCGGTATCTTCGAGTTCGCACGGTTCACACAGCGCGTTGCTACGTTCGCTGTTGAACATAAGCCGACTGGACAATAGCAATTCCAACTCGAGCCCAACTCGAGAGTTGCTGATGCATACGCCGACGGACGGAAAAAACATTCAGCGTACATCCACACCAGTGGCGAGCAAATCGACAGCCAGTGGCAATAGCTTGAAATTGACCGGCGACGGCAATACGGATACCGCAGTTACTAACCGTACCGAGACGGGACTGTTCTCGGGCGAATCGCGACTTTCGTCCGTACACTGGAGCTCCTCTTCGGGTAACTCATCGGACAGGCAGGAACCGCCACCACAACAGCGACTGACGGTGCCCGATCTTCGACTAGAAAGGCAGTCCTCCACAGAAAAAAGTCATCGATGA